One genomic window of Clostridium taeniosporum includes the following:
- a CDS encoding S8 family peptidase — MIFQDNNMDMTTLKIHYGIKLINAQSLWREGYMGDNIVVAVFDTGCDSYHNELKNNILDGHNFTKDYSDENIYCDNNGHGTHVAGIIGADGNSGKAIGVAPKSKLLILKTLNKYGKGNYKDVIKAIYYCINWRGKDNSRVRIISMSLGLQEDIKELHDAIKKAIKHNIIIVSSIRNIGFHELKKQCQYPANYNEVISVGAMDNNKKIPYFSDLNNKINVIAPGTDIYSTHLKNSYAILSGTSMAVPFVSGAIALLINKYEIKLKRQLSYLEILKIFYKHTVKCKQENFYYNVMDLNIKNI; from the coding sequence ATGATTTTTCAAGATAATAATATGGATATGACAACTTTAAAGATACATTATGGTATTAAATTAATAAATGCTCAATCTCTATGGCGTGAAGGATATATGGGGGATAATATAGTAGTTGCTGTATTTGACACTGGATGTGATAGTTATCATAATGAATTGAAAAATAATATTTTAGATGGTCATAATTTTACCAAAGATTATAGTGATGAGAATATATATTGTGATAACAATGGACATGGAACTCATGTTGCTGGAATAATTGGAGCCGATGGAAATTCAGGTAAAGCAATTGGTGTTGCTCCAAAATCTAAGTTGTTAATTTTGAAAACATTAAATAAATATGGAAAAGGAAATTATAAAGATGTAATTAAAGCAATTTATTATTGTATAAATTGGAGGGGAAAAGATAATAGTAGAGTAAGAATTATATCTATGTCTTTAGGATTACAAGAAGATATAAAAGAATTGCATGATGCAATTAAGAAAGCTATTAAACATAATATTATTATTGTTTCTTCAATAAGGAATATAGGTTTTCATGAGTTAAAAAAGCAATGCCAATATCCAGCCAATTACAATGAAGTCATTTCTGTTGGAGCTATGGATAATAATAAAAAAATACCTTATTTTTCAGATTTAAATAACAAAATTAATGTTATAGCTCCAGGGACAGATATATATTCGACACATTTAAAAAATAGTTATGCTATTTTATCAGGAACTTCTATGGCAGTACCTTTTGTATCAGGTGCAATTGCATTATTGATAAATAAATATGAAATAAAGTTAAAAAGACAGCTTTCATATTTAGAAATTTTAAAAATATTTTATAAACATACAGTTAAATGTAAACAAGAAAATTTCTATTATAATGTAATGGATTTAAATATAAAAAATATTTAG
- a CDS encoding IS256 family transposase, translating into MRVPDINYQEEIKKCKSMDDVVGKNGLMQRLLKDVMQQLLEAEMEEHLGREKYERTDNDSDKNYRNGYSKKDVRSSYGEIPIDIPRDRKSEFEPRTIRKYETDCNELDKKIIGLYARGMSTRDIQSELEELYGIDVSPSMISKITDKVMIAAAEWQNRMLDPVYPIVYMDAIHFKVRDEHRIVTKAAYICMGVDMEGYKDILGIWIGEAEGAKFWLSVCNDLNNRGVKDILIACMDGLRGLPDAIKAVFPKVCIQNCIIHQIRNSMKYVSYKNRKEFMKDLKLVYKADTEEIALTQLDRLKNKWDDVYSTVIDSWYENWDRLSTYFSYTKEIRKMIYTTNALEGFNRQLRKFTKIRTVFPTDDSLRKSLYLATDQVMKKWTSPIANWGITLLKLEIMFKDRIEEALAI; encoded by the coding sequence ATGAGAGTACCAGATATAAATTATCAAGAAGAAATAAAGAAATGCAAAAGTATGGACGATGTTGTGGGTAAGAATGGGTTAATGCAAAGATTATTAAAAGATGTTATGCAACAACTACTTGAAGCTGAAATGGAAGAACATTTAGGTAGAGAAAAATATGAGAGAACCGATAACGATAGTGACAAGAATTATAGAAATGGGTATTCAAAAAAAGATGTTAGAAGCAGCTACGGGGAGATACCTATAGATATTCCTAGAGATAGAAAATCAGAGTTTGAACCAAGAACTATAAGAAAATATGAAACTGATTGTAATGAATTAGATAAAAAAATAATTGGTTTATATGCTCGTGGAATGTCTACAAGAGACATTCAATCCGAACTGGAAGAATTATATGGAATAGATGTATCTCCATCAATGATATCTAAAATAACAGATAAAGTAATGATTGCAGCTGCTGAATGGCAAAATAGAATGTTAGATCCTGTGTATCCTATAGTTTATATGGATGCTATTCATTTTAAAGTGAGAGACGAACATAGAATAGTTACAAAGGCTGCTTATATTTGCATGGGTGTTGATATGGAAGGCTATAAAGATATATTAGGAATATGGATTGGCGAAGCCGAAGGAGCAAAATTTTGGCTTAGCGTTTGTAATGATTTAAATAATCGTGGTGTTAAAGACATATTAATTGCATGTATGGACGGTTTAAGAGGATTACCAGATGCTATTAAAGCTGTTTTTCCAAAAGTATGTATTCAAAATTGCATAATACATCAAATAAGAAATTCAATGAAATATGTATCATATAAAAATAGAAAAGAATTTATGAAAGACTTAAAACTGGTGTATAAAGCAGATACAGAGGAGATAGCGCTAACGCAGCTCGATAGGCTAAAGAATAAATGGGATGATGTTTATAGTACTGTAATAGATTCATGGTATGAAAATTGGGATAGATTGTCTACATATTTTTCATATACTAAAGAAATTAGAAAAATGATTTACACTACTAATGCACTAGAAGGATTTAATAGGCAATTAAGAAAATTCACTAAAATTAGAACAGTATTTCCAACAGATGATTCTTTGCGAAAATCATTATATTTAGCAACAGATCAAGTTATGAAAAAATGGACTTCACCAATAGCTAATTGGGGAATAACTCTTTTAAAATTAGAAATAATGTTCAAAGATAGAATCGAGGAAGCGTTAGCAATATAG
- the spoIIAA gene encoding anti-sigma F factor antagonist, whose amino-acid sequence MDLKFEKYDEILIVNMMGELDHHSAEEVRVRIDDRIDRDNIQKLILNFSGVSFMDSSGIGVVVARNKKLAGKGGALCICNIRDSVNKVFELTGLYKIIKHYKTVDEAVRCI is encoded by the coding sequence ATGGATTTAAAATTTGAGAAGTATGATGAAATTTTAATAGTAAATATGATGGGTGAATTAGATCATCATAGTGCAGAAGAAGTTAGGGTTAGGATAGACGATAGAATTGATAGAGATAATATACAAAAATTAATTTTAAATTTTTCTGGAGTGAGTTTTATGGACAGTTCTGGAATCGGAGTTGTTGTTGCAAGAAATAAAAAACTTGCTGGAAAAGGTGGCGCTCTTTGTATTTGTAATATAAGAGATAGTGTAAATAAAGTTTTTGAACTGACAGGATTATATAAAATAATTAAACATTATAAAACTGTAGATGAGGCAGTAAGATGCATTTAA
- a CDS encoding DUF4003 family protein, giving the protein MNVKEALRYDGDYINHFSALLNGYYNKNIKFDEIKYIRKIIKDKTSRMSPFRGDMLYILSFLISIMNDNIDKIKLTDEIIQVFDLLLEENFNECGYLVLSAYSIVKYVDKENRKDIIHKTKEIYKIIKSKYGNVTKEDDYLFCTLLAINCTKFDSITEYMEKVFNYVLNLDLFSNNSVQGLTNTILLNEYEDAICKAEELLRSLEENDFKISNQFLSVLGVLVEKQDIHEIIDKMKDVVEYLCDEELEYEFYIDKGFRNIIVLVITFMSLKNKNIKYLDELLAFSTYSFLISKNQGVFNEVLA; this is encoded by the coding sequence ATTAATGTTAAAGAAGCATTAAGATATGATGGAGATTATATTAATCATTTTTCAGCTTTACTTAATGGTTATTATAATAAAAATATTAAGTTTGATGAAATTAAATATATAAGAAAAATTATAAAAGATAAGACTTCTAGAATGTCACCATTTAGAGGAGATATGTTATATATATTATCATTTTTAATATCAATAATGAATGATAATATAGATAAAATAAAGTTAACTGATGAAATAATTCAGGTGTTTGATTTATTATTAGAAGAAAATTTTAATGAGTGTGGATATTTGGTTTTATCAGCATATTCAATTGTAAAATATGTAGATAAGGAAAACAGGAAAGATATAATTCATAAAACTAAGGAAATATATAAAATTATAAAATCTAAATATGGAAATGTAACTAAAGAAGACGATTATTTATTTTGTACTTTATTAGCAATAAATTGTACTAAATTTGATTCTATAACTGAATATATGGAAAAAGTTTTTAATTATGTTTTGAATTTAGATTTATTTTCTAATAATAGTGTACAGGGATTGACTAATACAATATTATTAAATGAATATGAGGATGCAATATGTAAGGCAGAAGAACTTTTAAGGTCCTTAGAGGAAAATGATTTTAAAATAAGTAATCAATTTTTAAGTGTATTAGGTGTATTAGTAGAAAAACAGGATATACATGAAATTATTGATAAAATGAAAGACGTTGTAGAATATTTATGCGATGAAGAACTTGAATATGAATTTTATATAGATAAAGGATTTAGAAATATTATTGTTTTAGTAATTACATTCATGAGCCTAAAAAATAAAAATATAAAATATTTGGACGAATTGCTGGCATTTAGTACATATTCGTTCTTAATAAGTAAAAATCAAGGGGTCTTTAATGAAGTATTAGCTTAA
- a CDS encoding RNA polymerase sigma factor has protein sequence MPTDLLKKIKLFQEDSNNFMDILSYFNSKISYLSYKLKYPEASTDLIIYLYELTLKLEVDRFKDDEEVLRYIRRCLNNKSINLYYKINSYTSLITYNSDEELLNILDKNNNSNEYSNVIFKDLISLLKPKQKKIIFLKFYLQLSDVEIAERLKISRQAVNKSKRQALKFLKRILCKEGIYV, from the coding sequence ATGCCTACAGATTTATTAAAAAAAATAAAATTATTTCAAGAAGATTCTAATAATTTCATGGATATATTATCTTATTTTAATTCTAAAATTAGTTATCTAAGTTATAAGTTGAAATATCCTGAAGCATCTACAGATTTAATTATATATTTATATGAGCTTACTTTAAAATTAGAAGTTGATAGATTTAAAGATGATGAAGAAGTTCTAAGATATATAAGACGATGTCTTAATAATAAGTCAATAAATTTATATTATAAAATAAATTCTTATACATCTCTTATAACTTATAATTCTGATGAGGAACTTTTAAATATATTAGATAAGAATAATAATAGTAATGAATATTCCAATGTAATATTTAAAGATTTAATTTCATTATTAAAACCTAAACAAAAGAAGATAATATTTTTAAAATTTTATTTACAATTGTCAGATGTAGAAATTGCTGAAAGACTTAAAATATCAAGACAAGCTGTAAATAAGTCTAAAAGACAAGCTTTGAAATTTTTAAAAAGAATATTATGTAAGGAGGGAATTTATGTTTGA
- a CDS encoding cysteine desulfurase family protein gives MEVYLDHAATTPINKAVLEKMLNYLSREFGNPSSIYKSGRNAKLAIEDARNKIAAALKCKCDEIFFTSCATESNNWAIKGCAFNNKDKGNHIITTSIEHESVLKTCSYLEKNGFDVTYLPVDEYGLISIEDLKSAITDKTILISIMFANNEIGTIEPIKEIGEIARKNNIIFHTDAVQAIGKIPIDLKEYNIDLLTLSAHKINGPKGIGALFIRQGLEIETFMHGGSQEKGLRAGTENVAACVGLGVAIEMAMDDIEKRVIKVEKIRNKIINDIYLNIPCCKLNGHSIKRLSNNINFSFTDVNGKILVYMLDKVGIKASSGSACSCGTTKTSHVLLAIGLPEKLATESIRFTIDENITEEEINYFIKNLIFIVDNLRNHNDFSR, from the coding sequence ATGGAAGTATACTTAGATCATGCTGCAACTACTCCTATTAATAAAGCAGTTTTAGAAAAAATGTTAAATTATTTATCAAGAGAGTTTGGTAATCCATCTAGTATTTATAAGAGTGGAAGAAATGCTAAATTAGCAATAGAAGATGCACGTAATAAAATAGCTGCTGCATTAAAATGTAAATGTGATGAAATATTTTTTACATCATGTGCTACAGAATCAAATAATTGGGCTATAAAAGGATGTGCTTTTAATAATAAAGATAAAGGAAATCATATTATAACAACCAGCATTGAACATGAGTCTGTATTAAAGACTTGTAGTTATTTAGAAAAAAACGGTTTCGATGTAACTTATTTACCAGTTGATGAGTATGGACTTATATCTATAGAAGATTTAAAAAGTGCTATAACAGATAAAACTATTCTGATATCTATTATGTTTGCAAATAATGAAATAGGAACTATTGAGCCAATAAAAGAAATTGGTGAAATAGCAAGAAAGAATAATATTATTTTTCATACAGATGCTGTACAGGCTATAGGAAAAATTCCAATTGATTTAAAAGAATATAATATTGATTTACTTACATTATCTGCACATAAAATAAATGGTCCAAAAGGTATAGGAGCATTATTTATAAGACAAGGATTAGAAATTGAAACATTTATGCATGGAGGAAGTCAAGAAAAAGGATTGAGAGCTGGTACTGAAAATGTAGCAGCATGTGTAGGTCTTGGAGTTGCAATAGAAATGGCAATGGATGATATTGAGAAAAGGGTAATTAAAGTTGAAAAAATAAGAAATAAAATAATAAATGATATTTATTTAAATATACCATGTTGTAAGTTAAATGGACATTCAATCAAAAGACTGTCTAACAATATAAATTTTTCCTTTACAGATGTTAATGGAAAAATTCTTGTGTATATGTTAGATAAAGTTGGAATAAAAGCATCTAGTGGGTCTGCATGTAGTTGTGGAACTACTAAAACCTCTCATGTATTATTAGCTATAGGATTACCAGAAAAATTAGCAACAGAATCTATAAGATTTACTATAGATGAAAATATTACTGAAGAAGAAATTAATTATTTTATAAAAAATCTTATATTTATAGTGGATAATTTAAGAAATCATAATGATTTTTCAAGATAA
- the spoIIAB gene encoding anti-sigma F factor, which produces MYDNKMSLEFISKSQNEAFARVAVAAFIAQLDPTIDEISDVKTAVSEAVTNSIIHGYENREDGIIKIEVEIFNGEVTIEIVDNGKGIEDIPKVMEPLYTSRPDLERSGMGFTVMETFMDGLLVESEREKGTRIRMKKKFNILS; this is translated from the coding sequence GTGTATGATAATAAAATGAGTTTGGAGTTTATAAGTAAATCTCAAAATGAAGCTTTTGCAAGGGTAGCTGTAGCAGCATTTATAGCTCAATTAGATCCAACTATAGATGAAATAAGTGATGTAAAAACAGCTGTCTCAGAAGCAGTAACTAATTCAATAATACATGGATATGAGAATAGAGAAGATGGGATTATAAAAATTGAAGTTGAAATTTTCAATGGAGAGGTTACTATTGAGATTGTAGATAATGGAAAGGGGATTGAAGATATACCTAAAGTAATGGAGCCATTATATACTTCACGTCCTGACTTAGAAAGGTCAGGAATGGGTTTTACGGTTATGGAAACATTTATGGATGGGTTGTTAGTTGAAAGTGAAAGGGAAAAAGGTACAAGGATTAGAATGAAGAAAAAGTTTAACATATTAAGTTAG
- a CDS encoding AAA family ATPase: MKNELTPSEVIFKCSFKELSDKERLAELPEVTSRLKDIKRALKIKKNGYNLYYIDSFAMDKLSSLMDYVSEIYQEEGAPKDICYVTTDDLLNPKVLFLPSGKGTLLKERIDDIKNQYFDCVIEFYNGSSNEEKEELIEQTKEKRNKYISDLMKRAKENNFDVKATNGGFVFIPLKSEGNEMTEDEYDELENDEQGVINEQVSELKKEAQLVLNKLTALEIKSINDLRVMYGEYLKKEMKEAKEDLLFEFVTDKLACMHLSQMFDWIEDQLVECYTVSLEEDQSYIDEIFIKFQINVLVDNKDVPHPRVIFEENPTINNLIGNIEYKNSNGGYLPDIGLIHPGSLLRANEGCLILNLNSLLAGGYSYYYLKKVLMFGKVDYSYTKNYLEVLSLEGLKPESIPVNVKVILIGDYEAFSILYEKDEEFKRIFPLKVEMESELKCNDASRSLIANYIKNKAKNEGLLDLEQGAIEEIFKYLSRIIGNRNKISIDNYYIDKILYLANDKANNDGRFSIIRDDIISSYHCDDKDINEQMLESYKNNKILLSINGEKVGSTNGLAVIGTSLFSLGRPMRITCLAFQGTGKIIDVHKESKLSGNIHEKSIGILTGLINNLLSPYESLPVDFQLSFEQTYSLVEGDSASVAEIICILSALSKKPIKQNIAVTGSINQFGEVQPIGMVNEKIEGFYTVCSAMDTVSGKGVLIPNMNKDELILDKDVEESISKGDFHIYTMSTIEDAIEILILNDGETIKGFFKIIEEEIAKYKPSKRKK, translated from the coding sequence ATGAAAAATGAATTAACTCCAAGTGAAGTTATATTTAAATGTTCTTTTAAAGAATTATCTGATAAAGAGAGACTTGCAGAATTACCAGAAGTTACTTCAAGATTAAAGGATATAAAAAGAGCTTTAAAAATTAAGAAAAATGGATACAACTTATATTATATTGACTCATTTGCTATGGATAAATTAAGTAGTTTAATGGATTATGTTTCAGAAATATATCAAGAAGAAGGAGCTCCTAAAGATATATGTTATGTTACTACAGACGATTTGTTAAATCCTAAAGTTTTATTTTTACCAAGTGGAAAAGGAACCTTATTAAAAGAGAGAATAGACGATATAAAAAATCAATATTTTGATTGTGTAATAGAATTTTATAATGGTTCATCTAATGAAGAAAAAGAAGAATTAATTGAACAAACTAAGGAGAAAAGAAATAAATATATTTCTGATTTAATGAAGAGAGCTAAAGAAAATAATTTTGATGTAAAAGCAACAAATGGTGGCTTTGTATTTATTCCATTAAAATCAGAAGGTAATGAAATGACTGAAGATGAATATGATGAATTAGAGAATGATGAACAAGGTGTGATAAATGAACAAGTATCAGAACTAAAAAAAGAAGCACAATTAGTTTTGAATAAGTTAACAGCTCTTGAAATTAAATCAATAAATGATTTAAGAGTTATGTATGGAGAATATCTAAAAAAAGAAATGAAAGAAGCTAAAGAAGATTTATTGTTTGAATTTGTAACTGATAAACTTGCTTGTATGCATCTTTCTCAAATGTTTGATTGGATTGAGGATCAACTTGTTGAATGTTACACAGTAAGTCTAGAAGAGGATCAGTCATATATAGATGAAATTTTTATAAAGTTTCAAATTAATGTACTTGTTGATAATAAAGATGTACCACATCCAAGGGTTATTTTTGAAGAAAATCCTACAATAAATAATTTAATTGGAAATATAGAGTATAAAAATAGTAATGGAGGTTATTTACCAGATATAGGGTTAATACATCCAGGAAGTTTGTTAAGAGCTAATGAAGGATGCTTAATTTTGAATTTAAATTCTTTATTGGCTGGTGGTTATAGTTATTATTATTTAAAAAAAGTACTGATGTTTGGAAAAGTAGATTATAGCTATACTAAAAATTATTTGGAAGTTCTATCTTTAGAAGGGTTAAAGCCAGAATCAATACCAGTTAATGTTAAAGTTATTTTAATAGGTGATTATGAGGCTTTTAGCATACTTTATGAAAAAGATGAGGAATTTAAAAGAATATTTCCATTAAAGGTTGAAATGGAAAGTGAATTAAAGTGTAATGATGCTTCTAGAAGTTTAATAGCCAATTATATTAAAAACAAAGCAAAGAATGAAGGCTTATTGGATTTAGAACAAGGAGCTATAGAAGAAATATTTAAATATTTATCTAGAATTATAGGAAATAGAAATAAGATTTCTATTGATAACTATTATATTGATAAGATACTATATCTAGCTAATGATAAAGCAAATAATGATGGCAGATTTTCTATAATTAGAGATGATATTATAAGTAGCTATCATTGTGATGATAAAGATATTAATGAACAAATGTTAGAAAGTTATAAGAATAATAAAATATTATTATCAATAAATGGTGAAAAAGTAGGTTCTACTAATGGACTAGCTGTAATTGGAACAAGTTTATTTAGTTTGGGAAGACCAATGAGAATAACTTGTTTAGCTTTTCAAGGCACAGGTAAAATAATTGATGTTCATAAAGAAAGTAAATTAAGTGGTAATATTCATGAAAAATCTATTGGGATTTTAACCGGATTAATAAATAATTTATTGAGTCCTTATGAAAGCTTGCCTGTTGATTTTCAATTAAGTTTTGAACAAACCTATTCATTAGTTGAAGGAGACAGTGCTTCTGTTGCCGAGATAATATGTATACTATCAGCACTTAGTAAAAAACCAATAAAACAAAATATTGCAGTAACTGGATCTATAAATCAATTTGGAGAAGTACAACCAATAGGAATGGTAAATGAAAAAATTGAAGGATTTTATACTGTATGTAGTGCTATGGACACAGTTAGTGGTAAAGGCGTATTAATTCCTAATATGAATAAAGATGAATTGATTTTAGATAAAGATGTAGAAGAAAGTATAAGTAAGGGTGATTTTCACATTTATACCATGTCTACAATTGAGGATGCTATAGAAATTCTTATACTAAATGATGGTGAAACAATTAAAGGATTTTTTAAGATTATAGAAGAAGAAATAGCAAAATATAAGCCAAGCAAAAGGAAAAAGTAA
- a CDS encoding calcium-translocating P-type ATPase, PMCA-type encodes MVQEKELIRGLSTKEAQKRIDKFGLNELQHRKKTSALKIFLSQFNDFIVWVLIAATIISGIIGDKADAITILIIVFVNAILGFIQEFRTEKSLEALKDLAAPTCKVLRDGSIEIINSMHLTIGDVVILESGDRVPADGTFIEGLGIVVDESLLTGESVGVDKDINGKNNRCYMGTTIVKGKALFKVDTIGMNTEMGKIADLIQNIDEEKSPLNKKLDSLGKVLVIICLIVCVMVTVMGVIRGNDITEMFLLGVSLAVAAIPEGLAAIVTVALALGVSRMLKRNALIRKLPAVETLGCTSVICSDKTGTLTQNKMTAKEAYLNGKIYELEKEELKDYNKMMKALVYCNDCNYDFTKKSIHEALHGEPTETALIEMFFKKVEPLKDYVSGINRIYDIPFDSTRKMMSVVVNESGREVCYTKGAPERLIEKCSYILENNKVKPLTYQKKQQVAKFIEAMSSRALRCIACAYKEDGITKNNNLEENLIFIGVVGSIDPPRKEARDAVLKCKLAGIKPIMITGDHKNTALAIAKSLNICNTEEQVLTGEEIEKISDDELYKKINKVRVFARVSPNHKLRIVKAFKRKGNIVAMTGDGVNDAPAIKEADIGISMGISGTDVTKEASSMILMDDNFSTIVAAVEEGRIIYDNIRKFIRYLLSCNLGEVLTMFLATIFYLPNPLSPIQILLVNLATDGLPAIALGVDPADSDIMRQTPREKNESIFARGLVEKILVRGSLIGICTLLSFMIGRYYGMNLETCRTLALCTLVMSQLIHVFECRSERHSIFEIKLFTNPYLVGAVLISILMITSVLYVPFFRGIFHTVALSFSQWLIVIFFSGIIALINSVYLLMK; translated from the coding sequence GTGGTACAGGAAAAAGAACTTATAAGAGGACTTAGTACAAAGGAAGCCCAAAAACGAATTGATAAATTTGGGCTTAATGAACTCCAACATAGAAAAAAGACATCAGCCTTAAAGATATTTCTTTCGCAATTTAACGATTTTATTGTATGGGTACTTATAGCAGCAACAATAATTTCTGGAATCATAGGTGATAAAGCTGATGCAATTACTATACTAATAATTGTATTTGTAAATGCTATATTAGGATTTATTCAAGAATTTAGAACGGAAAAATCATTAGAAGCTTTAAAAGACTTAGCAGCACCAACTTGTAAGGTTTTAAGAGATGGAAGTATAGAAATTATCAACTCTATGCATTTAACTATAGGTGATGTAGTGATTTTAGAATCTGGAGATAGAGTGCCAGCAGACGGAACATTTATTGAAGGATTAGGTATAGTTGTAGATGAATCATTACTTACAGGAGAATCTGTAGGAGTAGATAAAGATATTAATGGAAAAAATAATAGATGTTATATGGGAACGACTATAGTAAAAGGAAAAGCATTATTTAAAGTAGACACTATAGGTATGAATACAGAAATGGGAAAAATAGCAGATTTAATTCAAAACATAGATGAAGAAAAATCTCCTTTAAATAAGAAATTGGATTCACTTGGAAAAGTATTAGTAATAATTTGTTTAATTGTTTGTGTAATGGTTACTGTTATGGGAGTTATAAGAGGTAATGATATAACAGAAATGTTTTTACTTGGAGTAAGTTTAGCAGTAGCAGCTATTCCAGAAGGACTTGCTGCAATTGTTACAGTTGCTTTAGCTCTTGGTGTATCTAGAATGCTTAAGAGAAATGCTTTAATTAGAAAACTACCAGCAGTTGAAACTTTGGGTTGTACTTCTGTTATATGTTCTGATAAAACAGGTACATTGACTCAAAATAAGATGACAGCTAAAGAAGCATATTTAAATGGAAAAATATATGAATTAGAAAAAGAAGAATTAAAAGATTATAATAAAATGATGAAAGCTTTAGTTTATTGTAATGATTGCAATTATGATTTCACCAAGAAATCAATACATGAAGCACTTCATGGAGAGCCAACAGAAACAGCATTAATAGAAATGTTTTTTAAAAAGGTTGAGCCTTTAAAAGATTATGTATCAGGCATAAATAGGATATATGATATACCTTTTGATTCAACAAGAAAGATGATGTCTGTAGTAGTTAATGAAAGTGGAAGAGAAGTTTGTTACACTAAAGGAGCACCAGAAAGACTTATAGAAAAATGTTCATATATATTAGAAAATAATAAAGTTAAACCTTTGACATATCAAAAGAAACAACAAGTTGCAAAATTTATTGAAGCAATGTCATCTAGAGCTTTAAGGTGTATAGCCTGTGCATATAAAGAAGATGGAATAACTAAAAACAATAATTTAGAAGAAAATCTTATATTTATAGGTGTGGTTGGAAGTATTGATCCACCAAGAAAAGAAGCTAGAGATGCTGTTTTAAAGTGTAAACTTGCAGGAATAAAGCCTATTATGATAACAGGAGATCATAAAAATACTGCACTTGCAATAGCTAAATCTTTAAATATATGTAATACTGAAGAACAAGTTTTAACTGGAGAAGAAATAGAAAAAATTAGTGATGATGAATTATATAAGAAGATTAATAAAGTTAGAGTATTTGCTAGAGTTTCACCAAATCATAAATTAAGAATTGTAAAAGCATTTAAGAGAAAAGGGAATATAGTTGCTATGACAGGTGATGGGGTAAATGATGCACCTGCAATAAAAGAGGCAGATATAGGTATTTCAATGGGGATTTCAGGAACTGATGTTACTAAAGAAGCATCGTCTATGATATTGATGGATGATAATTTTTCTACTATAGTAGCAGCAGTAGAAGAAGGAAGGATAATTTATGACAATATAAGAAAATTTATAAGATATCTATTATCCTGTAATTTGGGAGAAGTATTAACAATGTTTTTAGCAACCATATTTTATCTTCCAAATCCATTGAGTCCAATACAAATATTACTTGTAAATCTAGCTACGGATGGATTACCAGCTATTGCACTTGGAGTTGATCCTGCTGATAGTGATATTATGAGACAAACTCCTAGAGAAAAAAATGAAAGTATTTTTGCTAGAGGGTTGGTGGAAAAAATATTAGTAAGAGGTTCGCTTATAGGAATTTGTACTTTATTATCATTTATGATAGGAAGATATTATGGTATGAATTTAGAAACTTGCAGAACTTTAGCTTTATGTACTCTTGTAATGTCTCAATTAATACATGTTTTTGAATGTAGATCAGAAAGACATTCAATATTTGAAATAAAACTATTTACTAATCCATACTTAGTAGGTGCAGTTTTAATTTCAATATTAATGATAACATCAGTATTGTATGTTCCATTCTTTAGAGGAATATTTCACACTGTTGCATTATCATTTAGTCAATGGTTAATAGTAATATTCTTCTCAGGAATAATAGCATTAATAAATAGTGTATATTTACTAATGAAATGA
- a CDS encoding BhlA/UviB family holin-like peptide, with amino-acid sequence MFDQLIKLATTQGIWTILSCVLIIYILKAQENRDLKQEEREKNYQDIIKQLTERLNTLDSISSTVNEIRKKIN; translated from the coding sequence ATGTTTGATCAATTAATAAAATTAGCTACAACTCAAGGAATTTGGACGATTTTAAGTTGTGTGCTTATAATATACATATTAAAAGCACAAGAGAATAGAGATTTAAAACAAGAAGAAAGAGAAAAAAATTATCAAGATATAATAAAACAACTTACTGAAAGATTAAATACATTAGATTCTATAAGCTCAACTGTAAATGAAATAAGAAAAAAAATTAACTAA